The following are from one region of the Aspergillus chevalieri M1 DNA, chromosome 1, nearly complete sequence genome:
- a CDS encoding uncharacterized protein (COG:S;~EggNog:ENOG410PKFA;~InterPro:IPR036047,IPR032675;~go_function: GO:0005515 - protein binding [Evidence IEA]): MDVVPPSYETATARDAWAVIAQYIPSADLCAASLVCHRWHKLLMPFLWGNPASHFGTDNDAVYVALTRFRRTLKYARVEVRMLTHTLHLPPALSEIYGGPRPEWLRDILEYLPCLQSLIVSRLPFFDHNAMTALKTTVKYALPANGYNVRLLLAEREPNTTSQGLAEALLHFQELIYLDLSWTTPARDSSVLSCLSQLEHLQVLKLRGIGLRDSHSEFLANAIGTRVRYLDLRNNFLTDMGVRSLLQGCFLPRPQADDASPFLSDPSAHLFRRSDLDEQFIKTLTQPLTGRSWIESLPHVGITHLYLADNHITVEGAASLLASKRLHCLDVGTVNTAKSLNRQTQDLSPSYEKLPGSEKLIPLLGSVAKENLTYIRAHHAIVTAEAPSKDPLSTNVYLPELAGSGPEIELGPNHAAAELSATHEIHELPSEANFIAELEDTPVSRPTESPSLAERVQGLQIYADEPLPELRRGSIFAPEVVEPPQAANNDDEAPEVISPATCSSVQGPYRQRIQELLSKRPKNHSIPRKDRKENKHPYLHPSHVPHLETLVLTDVPSHVPANSPILSSLRRFITACSNEALLASLQAGSDYSLPPGQARLRAEQARSRSLFALRRLVLEITPLSELKRSWKAAGYRSGAFNSSTGDQDLENMWSVAMDDFSFFETECGIPENDQGKYFPMAALNEKVTLMPEDDGPVSSGSYGRDTLLPPSRNNSQRNVCSRNNSLISSPTVGSNYADDGRSQCPVEVPMVDLVAELASFRRTKKAEYEAVLQCDRLHRKSMSRMSPTPSIHTRSRSSTGLLSPSPSLPTVRSRSPSPDPGAAVSAPHLAMAHYVEGHWKGEVKIVKNPAPKGRSGVVDMYGNYFEKGYLYP, from the exons ATGGATGTCGTCCCTCCATCTTACGAGACTGCCACGGCCCGAGATGCCTGGGCTGTCATCGCTCAGTATATCCCATCGGCCGATCTCTGTGCGGCTTCGCTAGTCTGTCACAGATGGCATAAGCTTCTTATGCCCTTTCTTTGGGGGAATCCGGCGTCGCACTTTGGGACAGATAATGACGCGGTTTACG TTGCTCTGACTAGGTTCCGAAGGACCCTGAAATATGCCCGCGTCGAAGTGCGAATGCTGACCCATACGCTCCATCTTCCTCCCGCACTATCAGAAATTTACGGTGGCCCGAGACCGGAATGGCTGAGAGATATCCTCGAATACCTGCCATGTCTCCAATCGTTGATAGTGTCCAGGCTACCGTTCTTCGATCACAATGCCATGACAGCGTTGAAGACTACGGTCAAATATGCACTACCTGCCAATGGGTATAATGTCCGCCTGCTGCTAGCAGAGCGTGAACCGAATACCACTTCCCAAGGTCTTGCAGAGGCTTTGTTGCACTTTCAGGAATTGATATATCTGGATCTATCTTGGACCACACCTGCTCGAGACAGCAGCGTCTTGTCATGTCTATCTCAGCTCGAGCATCTCCAGGTGTTGAAGCTACGGGGAATCGGGCTGAGGGATAGTCATTCTGAGTTCCTGGCTAATGCCATTGGGACCAGAGTCAGGTATCTAGATTTGCGGAATAATTTTCTCACTGATATGGGAGTGCGGTCTCTGTTACAGGGATGTTTCTTGCCTCGCCCCCAAGCAGATGATGCGTCTCCGTTCTTATCAGACCCTTCTGCTCATCTCTTCAGACGGTCAGATTTGGACGAACAGTTTATTAAAACCCTCACGCAACCTCTTACAGGCCGTTCTTGGATCGAAAGTCTGCCACATGTGGGGATAACGCATCTCTATCTCGCAGACAATCATATCACTGTTGAAGGTGCTGCAAGTCTGCTAGCCTCAAAACGGCTACATTGTTTGGATGTAGGGACAGTCAACACTGCCAAGTCCTTGAATCGGCAAACACAGGATCTATCACCCAGCTATGAGAAACTTCCTGGCTCTGAGAAGTTGATACCCCTTCTGGGTTCTGTTGCGAAAGAGAATCTTACATATATACGGGCTCATCATGCTATTGTCACAGCCGAAGCGCCATCGAAAGATCCTCTTTCAACAAATGTTTATCTCCCTGAGCTTGCAGGTTCAGGCCCAGAGATAGAGCTTGGACCGAATCATGCGGCCGCGGAATTGAGTGCGACTCATGAGATTCATGAGCTGCCATCAGAGGCAAACTTCATTGCCGAACTTGAGGATACGCCCGTCTCACGACCGACGGAGTCTCCTTCCCTTGCTGAAAGAGTTCAAGGGCTACAAATTTACGCAGATGAGCCGCTACCGGAGCTAAGGCGCGGTTCAATTTTTGCACCAGAGGTAGTCGAGCCTCCACAGGCGGCGAACAATGATGACGAAGCCCCAGAGGTCATTAGTCCTGCCACATGTTCATCTGTACAGGGACCATATCGCCAGAGGATCCAAGAGTTGCTCAGCAAGAGACCTAAGAACCATTCTATTCCTCGAAAGGATcgcaaagaaaacaagcacCCCTATCTACACCCATCCCATGTCCCCCACCTTGAGACATTGGTCTTGACCGATGTACCTTCGCATGTGCCAGCCAATTCCCCTATACTGTCGTCTCTGCGTCGGTTTATTACCGCCTGCTCGAATGAAGCATTACTAGCATCACTTCAGGCGGGGTCTGATTACTCACTACCCCCTGGGCAAGCTCGACTTCGAGCTGAGCAGGCTCGGTCTAGATCTCTCTTTGCGCTGCGCCGCTTGGTTCTCGAAATCACACCCTTGTCGGAgttgaagcgctcatggaAGGCTGCTGGATACCGTAGTGGAGCGTTCAATTCCAGCACAGGGGACCAAGATCTGGAAAACATGTGGTCGGTTGCCATGGATGATTTCAGCTTCTTTGAAACCGAGTGCGGAATCCCTGAGAACGACCAGGGGAAATATTTCCCTATGGCGGCCCTCAATGAGAAAGTCACCTTGATGCCCGAGGATGATGGCCCCGTTTCTTCCGGAAGCTACGGACGGGATACTTTGTTGCCACCGAGCCGGAATAATTCACAGCGCAATGTTTGCTCGCGAAACAATTCACTCATCAGCAGCCCAACTGTAGGCTCAAACTATGCAGACGACGGACGCAGTCAATGTCCAGTCGAAGTTCCAATGGTCGACCTCGTCGCCGAACTGGCCTCCTTTCGACGCACCAAGAAAGCCGAATACGAGGCTGTCTTGCAATGCGACCGTCTCCATCGAAAGAGCATGTCTCGAATGAGCCCAACCCCAAGCATACACACAAGATCAAGATCGAGTACGGGCTTACTTTCTCCCTCCCCATCTTTACCGACCGTCCGATCCCGTTCACCGTCTCCGGACCCGGGTGCGGCAGTCTCGGCACCGCATTTGGCAATGGCGCATTATGTCGAAGGACATTGGAAGGGGGAGGTGAAGATTGTTAAGAATCCGGCACCGAAGGGTCGGAGTGGCGTGGTGGATATGTATGGGAATTATTTCGAGAAGGGGTATTTGTATCCTTGA